The following are encoded in a window of Bos indicus isolate NIAB-ARS_2022 breed Sahiwal x Tharparkar chromosome 21, NIAB-ARS_B.indTharparkar_mat_pri_1.0, whole genome shotgun sequence genomic DNA:
- the LOC109575260 gene encoding interferon alpha-inducible protein 27-like protein 2A: MSARAIESGEGDALGTLLPELLSEEEEEPFQSTNQDSYGSSPGKAPQGPHQGPDDFGSDPRDPPNFYRYAGMTAAAVIGGVMAVRAVPELLDTVGFTRKGISPSSLAAKMMSSTARANGGGVPSGSLVSNLQSKGATGLSTPSNILLGSAGALLGALLWGSYSSSRRTQY, from the exons ATGTCAGCTAGAGCCATAGAGAGCGGGGAAGGCGATGCCTTGGGCACCCTCCTGCCAGAATTGCTGTCAGAAG aGGAAGAAGAACCTTTCCAGTCAACCAATCAGGACTCCTATGGCTCTTCTCCTGGGAAGGCACCACAGGGGCCACATCAGGGACCAGATGACTTTGGCTCTGACCCCAGAGACCCACCCAATTTCTACCGTTATGCAG GCATGACTGCAGCTGCTGTGATTGGAGGAG TCATGGCCGTGAGGGCTGTGCCTGAGTTGCTGGACACCGTGGGCTTCACCAGAAAAGgaatctccccctcctccttagCGGCCAAGATGATGTCATCAACTGCAAGAGCCAATGGGGGCGGAGTTCCCTCTGGGAGCCTAGTCTCCAATCTCCAGTCCAAGG GGGCAACTGGACTTTCCACACCATCCAACATCCTCCTGGGATCTGCTGGGGCACTTTTGGGGGCCTTGCTGTGGGGTTCCTACAGCTCCTCCAGGAGGACCCAGTACTGA
- the LOC109575648 gene encoding interferon alpha-inducible protein 27-like protein 2B isoform X3, whose product MGPRPTGRPNKPKLWSLKQRKLSHWLPASRGSSSSVISKAAVNVLLQIFPELSQARDQVQVLVLVHVFRKSALLGLVLVSFGAMEFTKAVRLASNLASKILSAGSLAKVGGAASSSGLARLSPLGLTLPSSTALAGATSTLGSLVGTLKGSFLLGSPAAALSTLPVGGLTLPSSTALAGATSTLGSLVGTLKGSFLLGSPAAALSTLPVGAKAAAAVVGGASTVAAVPMVLSAVGFTSAGITASSLAAKMMSISAIANGGGVAAGSLVATLQSVGASGLCLSSKLLVGIAGSTLVSKFLGL is encoded by the exons ATGGGCCCCAGGCCAACAGGGAGGCCAAACAAACCCAAACTTTGGAGTTTGAAGCAGAGAAAG CTATCTCATTGGCTGCCTGCATCCCGTGGGAGCTCTTCCTCTGTTATCTCCAAAGCTGCTGTAAACGTCCTGCTTCAGATCTTCCCTGAACTCAGCCAAGCTCGAGATCAGGTCCAGGTCCTGGTTCTGGTCCACGTCTTCAGAAAGTCTGCTCTGCTGG GTTTGGTGCTGGTCAGTTTTGGTGCCATGGAATTCACCAAGGCTGTCCGCTTAGCCTCTAACCTGGCTTCCAAGATACTGTCTGCAGGGAGCCTGGCCAAAGTGGGCGGGGCGGCCTCCAGCAGCGGCTTGGCAAGACTTTCTCCGCTGG GGCTCACTCTGCCATCCAGCACTGCCCTGGCGGGGGCCACGTCTACCCTGGGATCCTTGGTGGGGACGCTGAAAGGCTCCTTCCTGCTCGGATCCCCCGCTGCGGCCCTGAGCACTTTGCCAGTAGGAG GGCTCACTCTGCCATCCAGCACTGCCCTGGCGGGGGCCACGTCTACCCTGGGATCCTTGGTGGGGACGCTGAAAGGCTCCTTCCTGCTCGGATCCCCCGCTGCGGCCCTGAGCACTTTGCCAGTAGGAG CCAAGGCTGCTGCAGCTGTGGTGGGCGGAG CTTCCACCGTGGCGGCTGTGCCCATGGTGCTTAGCGCGGTGGGCTTCACCAGTGCAGGAATCACTGCCTCCTCCTTGGCGGCCAAGATGATGTCAATATCTGCCATCGCCAATGGGGGTGGAGTTGCCGCCGGCAGCCTGGTGGCCACGCTCCAGTCCGTGG GAGCAAGCGGACTCTGCCTGTCATCCAAACTCTTGGTGGGCATCGCTGGGTCCACCCTCGTGTCCAAATTTTTGGGCCTGTAA
- the LOC109575648 gene encoding interferon alpha-inducible protein 27-like protein 2B isoform X4 codes for MGPRPTGRPNKPKLWSLKQRKLSHWLPASRGSSSSVISKAAVNVLLQIFPELSQARDQVQVLVLVHVFRKSALLGLTLPSSTALAGATSTLGSLVGTLKGSFLLGSPAAALSTLPVGGLTLPSSTALAGATSTLGSLVGTLKGSFLLGSPAAALSTLPVGAKAAAAVVGGASTVAAVPMVLSAVGFTSAGITASSLAAKMMSISAIANGGGVAAGSLVATLQSVGASGLCLSSKLLVGIAGSTLVSKFLGL; via the exons ATGGGCCCCAGGCCAACAGGGAGGCCAAACAAACCCAAACTTTGGAGTTTGAAGCAGAGAAAG CTATCTCATTGGCTGCCTGCATCCCGTGGGAGCTCTTCCTCTGTTATCTCCAAAGCTGCTGTAAACGTCCTGCTTCAGATCTTCCCTGAACTCAGCCAAGCTCGAGATCAGGTCCAGGTCCTGGTTCTGGTCCACGTCTTCAGAAAGTCTGCTCTGCTGG GGCTCACTCTGCCATCCAGCACTGCCCTGGCGGGGGCCACGTCTACCCTGGGATCCTTGGTGGGGACGCTGAAAGGCTCCTTCCTGCTCGGATCCCCCGCTGCGGCCCTGAGCACTTTGCCAGTAGGAG GGCTCACTCTGCCATCCAGCACTGCCCTGGCGGGGGCCACGTCTACCCTGGGATCCTTGGTGGGGACGCTGAAAGGCTCCTTCCTGCTCGGATCCCCCGCTGCGGCCCTGAGCACTTTGCCAGTAGGAG CCAAGGCTGCTGCAGCTGTGGTGGGCGGAG CTTCCACCGTGGCGGCTGTGCCCATGGTGCTTAGCGCGGTGGGCTTCACCAGTGCAGGAATCACTGCCTCCTCCTTGGCGGCCAAGATGATGTCAATATCTGCCATCGCCAATGGGGGTGGAGTTGCCGCCGGCAGCCTGGTGGCCACGCTCCAGTCCGTGG GAGCAAGCGGACTCTGCCTGTCATCCAAACTCTTGGTGGGCATCGCTGGGTCCACCCTCGTGTCCAAATTTTTGGGCCTGTAA
- the LOC109575648 gene encoding interferon alpha-inducible protein 27-like protein 2B isoform X2 — translation MGPRPTGRPNKPKLWSLKQRKLSHWLPASRGSSSSVISKAAVNVLLQIFPELSQARDQVQVLVLVHVFRKSALLAGLVLVSFGAMEFTKAVRLASNLASKILSAGSLAKVGGAASSSGLARLSPLGLTLPSSTALAGATSTLGSLVGTLKGSFLLGSPAAALSTLPVGGLTLPSSTALAGATSTLGSLVGTLKGSFLLGSPAAALSTLPVGAKAAAAVVGGASTVAAVPMVLSAVGFTSAGITASSLAAKMMSISAIANGGGVAAGSLVATLQSVGASGLCLSSKLLVGIAGSTLVSKFLGL, via the exons ATGGGCCCCAGGCCAACAGGGAGGCCAAACAAACCCAAACTTTGGAGTTTGAAGCAGAGAAAG CTATCTCATTGGCTGCCTGCATCCCGTGGGAGCTCTTCCTCTGTTATCTCCAAAGCTGCTGTAAACGTCCTGCTTCAGATCTTCCCTGAACTCAGCCAAGCTCGAGATCAGGTCCAGGTCCTGGTTCTGGTCCACGTCTTCAGAAAGTCTGCTCTGCTGG CAGGTTTGGTGCTGGTCAGTTTTGGTGCCATGGAATTCACCAAGGCTGTCCGCTTAGCCTCTAACCTGGCTTCCAAGATACTGTCTGCAGGGAGCCTGGCCAAAGTGGGCGGGGCGGCCTCCAGCAGCGGCTTGGCAAGACTTTCTCCGCTGG GGCTCACTCTGCCATCCAGCACTGCCCTGGCGGGGGCCACGTCTACCCTGGGATCCTTGGTGGGGACGCTGAAAGGCTCCTTCCTGCTCGGATCCCCCGCTGCGGCCCTGAGCACTTTGCCAGTAGGAG GGCTCACTCTGCCATCCAGCACTGCCCTGGCGGGGGCCACGTCTACCCTGGGATCCTTGGTGGGGACGCTGAAAGGCTCCTTCCTGCTCGGATCCCCCGCTGCGGCCCTGAGCACTTTGCCAGTAGGAG CCAAGGCTGCTGCAGCTGTGGTGGGCGGAG CTTCCACCGTGGCGGCTGTGCCCATGGTGCTTAGCGCGGTGGGCTTCACCAGTGCAGGAATCACTGCCTCCTCCTTGGCGGCCAAGATGATGTCAATATCTGCCATCGCCAATGGGGGTGGAGTTGCCGCCGGCAGCCTGGTGGCCACGCTCCAGTCCGTGG GAGCAAGCGGACTCTGCCTGTCATCCAAACTCTTGGTGGGCATCGCTGGGTCCACCCTCGTGTCCAAATTTTTGGGCCTGTAA
- the LOC109575648 gene encoding interferon alpha-inducible protein 27-like protein 2B isoform X1, whose product MGPRPTGRPNKPKLWSLKQRKLSHWLPASRGSSSSVISKAAVNVLLQIFPELSQARDQVQVLVLVHVFRKSALLGSTLSAGLVLVSFGAMEFTKAVRLASNLASKILSAGSLAKVGGAASSSGLARLSPLGLTLPSSTALAGATSTLGSLVGTLKGSFLLGSPAAALSTLPVGGLTLPSSTALAGATSTLGSLVGTLKGSFLLGSPAAALSTLPVGAKAAAAVVGGASTVAAVPMVLSAVGFTSAGITASSLAAKMMSISAIANGGGVAAGSLVATLQSVGASGLCLSSKLLVGIAGSTLVSKFLGL is encoded by the exons ATGGGCCCCAGGCCAACAGGGAGGCCAAACAAACCCAAACTTTGGAGTTTGAAGCAGAGAAAG CTATCTCATTGGCTGCCTGCATCCCGTGGGAGCTCTTCCTCTGTTATCTCCAAAGCTGCTGTAAACGTCCTGCTTCAGATCTTCCCTGAACTCAGCCAAGCTCGAGATCAGGTCCAGGTCCTGGTTCTGGTCCACGTCTTCAGAAAGTCTGCTCTGCTGG GTTCCACTCTTTCAGCAGGTTTGGTGCTGGTCAGTTTTGGTGCCATGGAATTCACCAAGGCTGTCCGCTTAGCCTCTAACCTGGCTTCCAAGATACTGTCTGCAGGGAGCCTGGCCAAAGTGGGCGGGGCGGCCTCCAGCAGCGGCTTGGCAAGACTTTCTCCGCTGG GGCTCACTCTGCCATCCAGCACTGCCCTGGCGGGGGCCACGTCTACCCTGGGATCCTTGGTGGGGACGCTGAAAGGCTCCTTCCTGCTCGGATCCCCCGCTGCGGCCCTGAGCACTTTGCCAGTAGGAG GGCTCACTCTGCCATCCAGCACTGCCCTGGCGGGGGCCACGTCTACCCTGGGATCCTTGGTGGGGACGCTGAAAGGCTCCTTCCTGCTCGGATCCCCCGCTGCGGCCCTGAGCACTTTGCCAGTAGGAG CCAAGGCTGCTGCAGCTGTGGTGGGCGGAG CTTCCACCGTGGCGGCTGTGCCCATGGTGCTTAGCGCGGTGGGCTTCACCAGTGCAGGAATCACTGCCTCCTCCTTGGCGGCCAAGATGATGTCAATATCTGCCATCGCCAATGGGGGTGGAGTTGCCGCCGGCAGCCTGGTGGCCACGCTCCAGTCCGTGG GAGCAAGCGGACTCTGCCTGTCATCCAAACTCTTGGTGGGCATCGCTGGGTCCACCCTCGTGTCCAAATTTTTGGGCCTGTAA
- the LOC109575648 gene encoding interferon alpha-inducible protein 27, mitochondrial isoform X5, with translation MEFTKAVRLASNLASKILSAGSLAKVGGAASSSGLARLSPLGLTLPSSTALAGATSTLGSLVGTLKGSFLLGSPAAALSTLPVGGLTLPSSTALAGATSTLGSLVGTLKGSFLLGSPAAALSTLPVGAKAAAAVVGGASTVAAVPMVLSAVGFTSAGITASSLAAKMMSISAIANGGGVAAGSLVATLQSVGASGLCLSSKLLVGIAGSTLVSKFLGL, from the exons ATGGAATTCACCAAGGCTGTCCGCTTAGCCTCTAACCTGGCTTCCAAGATACTGTCTGCAGGGAGCCTGGCCAAAGTGGGCGGGGCGGCCTCCAGCAGCGGCTTGGCAAGACTTTCTCCGCTGG GGCTCACTCTGCCATCCAGCACTGCCCTGGCGGGGGCCACGTCTACCCTGGGATCCTTGGTGGGGACGCTGAAAGGCTCCTTCCTGCTCGGATCCCCCGCTGCGGCCCTGAGCACTTTGCCAGTAGGAG GGCTCACTCTGCCATCCAGCACTGCCCTGGCGGGGGCCACGTCTACCCTGGGATCCTTGGTGGGGACGCTGAAAGGCTCCTTCCTGCTCGGATCCCCCGCTGCGGCCCTGAGCACTTTGCCAGTAGGAG CCAAGGCTGCTGCAGCTGTGGTGGGCGGAG CTTCCACCGTGGCGGCTGTGCCCATGGTGCTTAGCGCGGTGGGCTTCACCAGTGCAGGAATCACTGCCTCCTCCTTGGCGGCCAAGATGATGTCAATATCTGCCATCGCCAATGGGGGTGGAGTTGCCGCCGGCAGCCTGGTGGCCACGCTCCAGTCCGTGG GAGCAAGCGGACTCTGCCTGTCATCCAAACTCTTGGTGGGCATCGCTGGGTCCACCCTCGTGTCCAAATTTTTGGGCCTGTAA
- the LOC109575751 gene encoding interferon alpha-inducible protein 27-like protein 2 isoform X1, which translates to MIKRAAAAAIGGALAVAAVPAVLGAVGFTGAGIAASSLAAKMMSAAAVANGGGVAAGSLVATLQSVGAAGLSTSSNILLGSIGSAFGALLGGAKRASPSPPPGGPRPEGEQPGENVPQVEPPKSPLGPEKHEK; encoded by the exons ATGATAA AACGAGCGGCGGCCGCTGCGATCGGAGGAG ccctggccGTGGCGGCAGTGCCCGCGGTGCTGGGCGCTGTGGGCTTCACGGGGGCTGGAATCGCCGCCTCCTCCTTAGCGGCCAAGATGATGTCAGCGGCCGCCGTGGCCAATGGGGGCGGAGTTGCCGCCGGCAGCCTGGTGGCCACTCTCCAGTCCGTGG GGGCAGCTGGACTCTCCACATCATCCAACATCCTCCTGGGCTCCATTGGATCAGCTTTTGGGGCTTTGCTTGGAGGGGCCAAAAGGgcatctccttcccctcctccaggtgGACCCAGACCTGAAGGGGAGCAGCCAGGAGAAAACGTACCCCAAGTCGAACCTCCAAAATCTCCACTCGGGCcagagaagcatgagaaataa
- the LOC109575751 gene encoding interferon alpha-inducible protein 27-like protein 2 isoform X2, with protein MITLAVAAVPAVLGAVGFTGAGIAASSLAAKMMSAAAVANGGGVAAGSLVATLQSVGAAGLSTSSNILLGSIGSAFGALLGGAKRASPSPPPGGPRPEGEQPGENVPQVEPPKSPLGPEKHEK; from the exons ATGATAA ccctggccGTGGCGGCAGTGCCCGCGGTGCTGGGCGCTGTGGGCTTCACGGGGGCTGGAATCGCCGCCTCCTCCTTAGCGGCCAAGATGATGTCAGCGGCCGCCGTGGCCAATGGGGGCGGAGTTGCCGCCGGCAGCCTGGTGGCCACTCTCCAGTCCGTGG GGGCAGCTGGACTCTCCACATCATCCAACATCCTCCTGGGCTCCATTGGATCAGCTTTTGGGGCTTTGCTTGGAGGGGCCAAAAGGgcatctccttcccctcctccaggtgGACCCAGACCTGAAGGGGAGCAGCCAGGAGAAAACGTACCCCAAGTCGAACCTCCAAAATCTCCACTCGGGCcagagaagcatgagaaataa
- the LOC109575751 gene encoding interferon alpha-inducible protein 27-like protein 2A isoform X3: MIKRAAAAAIGGALAVAAVPAVLGAVGFTGAGIAASSLAAKMMSAAAVANGGGVAAGSLVATLQSVGKNARVGCHLLLQWIFPTQESNPRLLHWQFLYHRATREAWALGLALPKSDI; the protein is encoded by the exons ATGATAA AACGAGCGGCGGCCGCTGCGATCGGAGGAG ccctggccGTGGCGGCAGTGCCCGCGGTGCTGGGCGCTGTGGGCTTCACGGGGGCTGGAATCGCCGCCTCCTCCTTAGCGGCCAAGATGATGTCAGCGGCCGCCGTGGCCAATGGGGGCGGAGTTGCCGCCGGCAGCCTGGTGGCCACTCTCCAGTCCGTGG gcaagaatgccagagtgggttgccatctccttctccagtggatcttcccaacccaggaatcaaacccgcgtctcctgcattggcagtttctttaccacagagccaccagggaagcgtggGCTCTGGGTCTAGCCCTGCCCAAATCTGACATCTGA